CCCCTGATCATCCAATTCTAATGGCCTCAAAGGATACGGAATACTTAAAATGCCTCTTCCTCTACGTTGAAGATATGCGTTAGCGAACGATCATAACTGGAACCTTTATCATCCCAATGACATCCTCAAGCAGAGACCCTATCCTCGTCTTTCCACTTCTTCCATAGGCCCCCATAATCACGATGTCGTATTTACCTGAGTTAGCTTCCTTAAGTATCTCGTCTTTTGCTGAACCCTCAACTATCTTGAATGAACAGTTGACACCTTCCCTCTTTCCAAGTTCGAGCAATGTAGTTATGACTTCTTTCACACTTTTCTTCATGTCCCTCCAAATTGTCTCCTCGAATTCCTTTATCTTCTCAAGGCTATCACTTCTCATACTTAGGTGAAAGGCCAGGGCCTTTGCCTCCCTTCTATCTAGCACAGTGAAGAGGATTACCTTGGCATTCTTCCTTTTTGCGACTGAGAATCCATACAATGCGGCCTTTTGGCTCCATTTGCTACCATCAATCAGCACGAGTATCCTCATTTTCATCCCCCATATCTTGCCATGAGTATCAACGTGCCGAGTCCAACCGTTAGGATCATAACTATCATTCCTATCTTTAAGAAATCCTTGAATGAAATTTTAATGTTCTCCCTGTATGCAATTCCGAGAACGACAACGTTTGCACTTGCTCCAATTGCTGTTCCGTTTCCTCCCAAGCAGGCTCCAAGGCTGAGAGCCCACCAGAGTGGGTAAATATTAAGATGGGCGCTCATGCTCTTTATTAGAGGTATCATTGTAGCTGTAAATGGTATGTTATCAATTATTGCGCTCAGCAAAGCTGAGATCCAGGAAATCATTAGTATGGCCTCATTCTCATTACTTATATGACCTACAAGCCATCTTCCAACTGCATCTATTAGACCAGTTTCTTCCAGTCCACCCACGATTATGAATAGACCTCCAAAGAAAAAGAGAGTGGCCCATTCTACCTTTTCTAATGCGACCTCCGGTGGTATCTTACTCCATAACAATAATATGGAAGCTCCAACAAGGGCAACCACTGCAGGTTCTATCCCCAAAGTATCGTGAAGGAAGAAGGTAAGAATTACAAATCCTATCACGATTATTGATTTTCTAAATAACTCTTTATCCCTTATTGCTTCCCTCTCATCTAAGTACATGACACTTTTCACCTCTATACGGCTTCTGAAGGTTTTCCTGTATAGGACGTATACCAAGAGGATCATGACAAGGAGATCGGAAAATGCTATGGGAGTCATATTAGCTATGAATTCATTAAAGCTAAGATTCGCGGCTGACGCTATCATTATATTCGGAGGATCCCCAATTAGAGTTGCCGTGCCTCCTATGTTAGATGCAAATATCTCGGCCAAAAGGTATGGAACTGGATTCACCATCATTTGCCTTGTAATATAGAGGAGCATGGGTGTTAATAATAACACGGTTGTTACATTGTCCAAGAAGGCACTTACAACTGCAGTAGTTATCGAGAAAAGGATGAGAACCTTTAATGGGTCTCCCTTGGAGATTTTTGCAACTTTTATTGCAACATATTCAAAAAGGCCACTCTCCTTACTTATGTTAACTATCACCATCATCCCCGTGAGAAGAAGAATTGTGTCGAGGTCAAGATACTCTGGAACTTTTTCCCAGGGAACGATTCCTAGCATGAGAACTATAGATGCCCCAACCATGGCAGCCACGGTTCTGTGAATCCTCTCACTAATTATTGCCATGTACACAGCTATGAATATCCCAAGTGCTATTCCTTCAAGCAGGTCCATTTTTAAGCCTCCTCAGTAGATTATAACTGGTTTAGCAACATTTTGGAGTATTCTGAAGACTGTTGGGCTAATTTGGTGAGTTTTAGTTGTTCCAGCTCCGTAGTGTCTCGAGATTATTATTATATCGAAATTTCTTGATTCCTCCTCTACAACATCAGCCTTATTCCCCAATTTTATCTTGCTTGATATTGAATGTTCAAGGTTAAGGGTGATTATACTCTCTCTTGTCGTGTTCAAAACTTCCTCTCCTCTCTCCAATTCATTCTTTCTGAATAATTCAGAATCCTTCTCTCCAATGGTCTCCCTTATCAGTCTGCATATCTCCTCATCAATTACATACACCAGCTGTATTTTTATTCCAGGATAAGAGGATATATATTCAAGTACGCTTTGAGGGAGGGGCTCTGAGTATCTATCAAGCGGGAGGAGAATGCTCTTTATCTTAGGTAATGTTAACTCTTCTTCAGTTAGAAGAAACTCTCTATAGGCCTTAACTATTTCTTCATATCTGGCTTCAACATTCTTAAACTTCCTCAAAATTAAATTGGAAAAGAAACTCACGATATCACCTTCACTTCTTCTTCCATTCCGTGTATCCACACCTCCCGCATGCCCACCTATCGCCATGATCCGCCATGAAGACTCCCGGGCCACATCTTGGGCAGAATTTATTTTTCCTGATGACCTTTCCGTCCTTCACTATATAAAGCTTCCACTTCTGGCCCATTCACTCTCCCCCCTCTTCCTTTATTATCCCATCTCTAATCAGGATGTACTTTGGCTCTATGTAGAACATCCTATCCTTGTCATAGTAATACTTTGCATAGCCCTTCGATTTGTAGCTACCGAAATAGCTCCTGATGTACTGTATAACGGTAGTCTCTGGATTTAAATCAAGCATCGCAACTAGTTTGCCCTTGACTTCCTTTCTACTTGGCGTTGGTTCCCCTGGGTGGTATATTTCAAAGTATATCTCCTTTCTTCCAATGAGCTTATTTTCCCTAATCTCGGTAATTTTGATCTCCATTCTTAACCACCTCCATTTCTCTTAATATTTTCGCACACCTGCGTTTGCATTCCTCTGTCACCTTTATAAGCACTATGCCTTCCCTAGGTTGACCATAAATAACTATCGCTCCATAAGGTGCATAGAGGACTGCGGGTATCGTGGCGAGATCCTCCTCTCCATTAATTATTATATGAACTCGCTTTCCGGAAGATATCAGTGAGTATGCCTTCTTAATGACCTTCAACAAAGGGAGTGTAATAACACCTGGGGGATTTTTAACCGTCATTATAACTCCATTAACGTTTATTTTAGGCTTATATTCTCTTCTCTCAGTTTTATGGTCATATATTGCGAGGACTGGATTTAAGCCAACTTTCAACACGTTCTCCGTTACTACATCTCCTACCGTAATAAGAAGTGACTCTCTTTCAACGATTTCCCTAACTTTTAAGTACGGTTCTGGCATTTTCCCTGGGATAAGCTGACCTATTGGCTTTTTTAACTCTCTTCTCAACTTCTCAGGCAATTTGAACAGTACTCTCATCAGCGCACCCTTACTGCATATTTTCCTGGAACTTTTGCCCCGATCTTCTTTGCTATCTCACTATTTTCAACGTCTACCACTATGACCAAATCGAACCATTCTTCGCTAAGATCTCTGCTCCCACATACTGGACATTGATCCTCTGTAGTTATGTAGTGACAGTTTCTACAGGCCTTTTCACTCACTTCTTACCCTCCTTCTCCTTCTTTTTCTCCTTTTCAATCCATTCGAATTTTCCAAGTCCTGGCTGTCTCATTGTCAGACCGATCCTATTTTCTCTTATGACTCTACTTTTTGGACTTACAGTTATTATCCTAGCTCTAACGGCGTCTCCAATTTTGAGTAGATATTTTTTCTCCTTTCCAACGAATTGCTTATTCCTCTCATCGTAAACCACGTAATCGTCCATTAGCTGGCTTATGTGAACTAGGCCATCCATGGGTCCTATCCTCACGAAGGCTCCAAAAGGTACAACATCAACTACCGTCCCCTCAACGACTTCATGTTGCTTTGGTTCCCATACTAAAACATCAAAGGTAACCTCATGATAAGTGGCTCCATCCCCCGGGACTATTATCCCATCACCAACTTCCTTAACCTCAACAATGGAGAGAATAACACCTTCATCCCTATCATATTTTCCCTCATATATCTCCCTTAGAACTGTCATTGCGGCCTCTTTTGGATCCATTGTAAACATTCTTGGGGGTATCCTAACGACATCCTTCACTGTTACTATCTTGTACATCTTATTCCCTCCAGAGTTTTGAAAAAAGAAAGGAAGATATCACTCCTTCTTTCCAAACTTCTCCTTGTACATCTCTATTGCCCTTAGTATTTCTCTCTTAGCAGCTTCTGCTCCTTCCCATCCCTCAACTATGATCTCCTTTCCTTCCAACTCCTTGTACCTCTTGAAGAAGTGGGCTATCTCATCAAGGAATGCCTTTGGAACGTCACTTATGTCCTTCCAGTCCTTGAAGTATGGATCCTCAACTGGAACTGCCAGTATCTTGTAATCCTTGTCTCCACTGTCTATCATCTTGAAGAGCCCTATTGGTCTAGCCTCAATTATCGTCAATGGGTAAGTTGGCTCCCTCATGATGACCATTATGTCAAAAGGATCATCATCTTCATACCATGTTCTTGGTATTATTCCGTAATCGACTGGATAATGGAAGGGCGTGTAGAGAACCCTGTCCAATTTTAGGAGCCCAGTCTTCTTATCCAGCTCATACTTGTTTCTGCTTCCCTTTGGTATCTCTATTATTGCATAAACAACCTCAGGGACGTTTGGCCCAGGCTCAAGGTCGTGGAAGGGGTTCATTTTCACCACCTCTCTTGCGGATTTCTTAAAGAATTGTCCTGGACTACATGGCTTTATAATACTTTTAAATTTTTAGCTCTTCCCACTTTTTCTTCATCAAAATTGCATCCCCCTCTATGTTTGGGCTTTCGCTGATGACAACGCCCCTTACCTTGAACTCCTTTAGAACCCTCAGGAGATCTTCCCACTTAAGATCGCTATCTTGAAGGTTCAGATGCCTTTTCTCTCCCTTTTCTCCATATTCTATTCCGCTTATGTGAATATGCATGTTATTGAGAGCTTCTCTGCCAAGTTCACTCTCGATTAATGTCAGCATTTCCCTCCATTCTTCCTCCGAGTTGCATTTTCCCTTGTTCCTAGCGTGAGCGTGAGCGAAGTCTATGGCCGGTAATACCATTTCCAATTCTTGGCTGAGGTTTACTAGCTCTTTCAACTCTCCAAACTGGGTCTGCTTGCCGGTTAGTTCTGGCCTTAACCAAACTTT
The window above is part of the Pyrococcus sp. NA2 genome. Proteins encoded here:
- a CDS encoding 30S ribosomal protein S27ae, whose protein sequence is MGQKWKLYIVKDGKVIRKNKFCPRCGPGVFMADHGDRWACGRCGYTEWKKK
- a CDS encoding GTP-dependent dephospho-CoA kinase, translated to MRVLFKLPEKLRRELKKPIGQLIPGKMPEPYLKVREIVERESLLITVGDVVTENVLKVGLNPVLAIYDHKTERREYKPKINVNGVIMTVKNPPGVITLPLLKVIKKAYSLISSGKRVHIIINGEEDLATIPAVLYAPYGAIVIYGQPREGIVLIKVTEECKRRCAKILREMEVVKNGDQNYRD
- the spt4 gene encoding transcription elongation factor subunit Spt4, whose translation is MSEKACRNCHYITTEDQCPVCGSRDLSEEWFDLVIVVDVENSEIAKKIGAKVPGKYAVRVR
- a CDS encoding 30S ribosomal protein S24e: MEIKITEIRENKLIGRKEIYFEIYHPGEPTPSRKEVKGKLVAMLDLNPETTVIQYIRSYFGSYKSKGYAKYYYDKDRMFYIEPKYILIRDGIIKEEGGE
- a CDS encoding DNA-directed RNA polymerase, giving the protein MYKIVTVKDVVRIPPRMFTMDPKEAAMTVLREIYEGKYDRDEGVILSIVEVKEVGDGIIVPGDGATYHEVTFDVLVWEPKQHEVVEGTVVDVVPFGAFVRIGPMDGLVHISQLMDDYVVYDERNKQFVGKEKKYLLKIGDAVRARIITVSPKSRVIRENRIGLTMRQPGLGKFEWIEKEKKKEKEGKK
- a CDS encoding universal stress protein, with translation MRILVLIDGSKWSQKAALYGFSVAKRKNAKVILFTVLDRREAKALAFHLSMRSDSLEKIKEFEETIWRDMKKSVKEVITTLLELGKREGVNCSFKIVEGSAKDEILKEANSGKYDIVIMGAYGRSGKTRIGSLLEDVIGMIKVPVMIVR
- a CDS encoding ArsB/NhaD family transporter; the encoded protein is MDLLEGIALGIFIAVYMAIISERIHRTVAAMVGASIVLMLGIVPWEKVPEYLDLDTILLLTGMMVIVNISKESGLFEYVAIKVAKISKGDPLKVLILFSITTAVVSAFLDNVTTVLLLTPMLLYITRQMMVNPVPYLLAEIFASNIGGTATLIGDPPNIMIASAANLSFNEFIANMTPIAFSDLLVMILLVYVLYRKTFRSRIEVKSVMYLDEREAIRDKELFRKSIIVIGFVILTFFLHDTLGIEPAVVALVGASILLLWSKIPPEVALEKVEWATLFFFGGLFIIVGGLEETGLIDAVGRWLVGHISNENEAILMISWISALLSAIIDNIPFTATMIPLIKSMSAHLNIYPLWWALSLGACLGGNGTAIGASANVVVLGIAYRENIKISFKDFLKIGMIVMILTVGLGTLILMARYGG
- a CDS encoding inorganic diphosphatase, which codes for MNPFHDLEPGPNVPEVVYAIIEIPKGSRNKYELDKKTGLLKLDRVLYTPFHYPVDYGIIPRTWYEDDDPFDIMVIMREPTYPLTIIEARPIGLFKMIDSGDKDYKILAVPVEDPYFKDWKDISDVPKAFLDEIAHFFKRYKELEGKEIIVEGWEGAEAAKREILRAIEMYKEKFGKKE